The DNA window ATTTCAGCTAATTAATCTTTGCATACAATTCATCTTTGCAATCTAATAAAAGAAACTATTTAATCTTTGAATAACAAGGAAATCGCATATAAGAACctatttaaaatcaatataaaaataaatggccATATTTAAATTACCGAATAAAACTTGACTCCATTTGGAATTCTCTTTATGTAAGATCATAGTTCTTAACCCACATATCACCCTGTTTATAAAAACGCTCCAAGCTCGATGAGTTGGCCAAATTGGCAAAGCCAACCACGTAAACGGTGTAAATGTAAACAGTGCCACAAATTTATTGTTGTCAGTggcattgttgctgtttttattgTCAGCTGTTATAGCtgtccacacacacacacaaaaaaaaaaaacacggaACCAGCCGACCCACAAAATCGCCGAGAAGTAGCCCCCaataatataaatcaaaagaaaGTAAAATTACGATGCGTCGCCAAGCGATCGATTGGATGGAAAAGAGGcaaaaaattcatttcaataaGTTTGATGCGAGAAAAAAACTTTCGCTACTTCAGTGGCGCAAATTACAACAAAAAGGCCAACATTTGTGGATGAGTGGCTCCGATTCTGTGGTGTGGGTTACTTGCCAGCCAACCGAGTGAAGTATCATGGTCAAGTGGTAGTGGATAGTGTATAGTGTGGATGCCCTGAGGCGCCCACGCATGCGCAgaatacaaatgcaaatttaaggGGAGTGCGAGAATGCACCGCGAGAAATTCTGACCCAGTTTGGGTAGGTGTattcccaaaataaaatgattaaaaaatatgcTACATGTATCAACATTTCCATTAATAGAAACTTCATTATTTCTGTAAACTACGGTATGAGTATCGATATTTTGTTATAGTGTATATACTCATTCAATTGATAAAATGTTCTATATGAAAAGATTCTTTTTTATAATAAGcttaataaaactaaaataaaggCTGGGTTTCTCTCTGTGTGGATCGGATTGGCAAAGTGGACGTGCCACCGGCCAGAACCACTTTTTTTTGGGTGAAATGCCGCTTTCAAATGCTGGCCAAGCGGCTGGGCGATCAGTTCGCCGAGAGCCACGCGAGTGAATCGGTGGTGTCGCTGTGGAGAAAGCCGGAAAAAGTCTAGAGAAATGAATCGAGCCTGGTTGTGTCTGCTGATCTGCCTGGCCTTGAGCTGCGTTCCACGGCTATCAGTAGCCCAGGATCAATCAGCAGCCCAGAATCATGCATCGAACCAAACGACAGCGAATCCCCTGCTGAAACAATCGCAGAACACATTCATACAATGGGTTCTCTCACTTCTGCCACAACGTCCCGGTGCCTCTGACTCGGAAAATGCCACTCTGGCCACCTTGAGCAGCAGCTCCATGATGCCGGACGCGGCATCTACCACATCCACCACCACACCAGCGCCATCATCCAGCACCACTACAACGCGGAGGGCAACCACTCCGGCACCACCCACCTTGAATCCGCCGAGGAATTGCAGTGATTGTGTCTGCGGCATAGCCAATATACAGAAGAGAATCGTCGGTGGTCAGGAGACGGAGGTGCATCAGTACCCCTGGGTGGCCATGTTGCTATATGGCGGAAGGTTTTATTGCGCCGCCTCCCTACTCAACGATCAATTCCTCTTGACCGCTTCTCATTGCGTCTATGGTTTCCGCAAGGAAAGAATCTCGGTGAGATTACTGGAACACGATCGCAAGATGTCGCACATGCAAAAGATCGATCGCAAGGTGGCCGAGGTGATCACGCATCCCAAGTATAATGCCCGGAACTATGACAACGATATAGCCATCATCAAGTTGGATGAGCCGGTGGAGTTCAATGAGGTACTCCATCCCGTTTGTATGCCAACGCCGGGCAGAAGTTTTAAGGGCGAAAATGGAATAGTCACTGGCTGGGGAGCACTCAAAGTTGGTGGACCCACTTCCGATACACTTCAGGTAAGCCAATTTAGATTtaccaataaataaataaatataaattccaATATAAATGAATcccatacatatattatattttctgttCTGCAGGAGGTTCAAGTGCCCATTTTGTCGCAGGACGAATGCCGCAAGAGTCGCTATGGCAACAAGATCACGGATAACATGTTGTGTGGAGGATACGACGAGGGTGGTAAGGACTCGTGCCAGGGTGACAGTGGAGGTCCTTTGCACATCGTGGCCAGCGGAACGCGAGAGCATCAGATCGCCGGCGTGGTCTCATGGGGCGAGGGCTGTGCCAAGGCCGGTTATCCTGGCGTCTATGCCAGAGTGAATCGCTATGGTACCTGGATCAAGAACCTCACCAAACAGGCTTGCCTCTGCCAGCAGGAGACCAAGAAGATCAAGTAGCGACCATCTGGCTATTTCTGTATCTATTCATAATTCAATACTCTTGCTTGGGTGGCAATGAATTGCAAATGCAggcaaattttaattatatccATACAATGTGATACTTCTAATATCTACTCAGCATACAATAGCACCGTTTGAAAGACAAGTTTTCATCGCAAAAAGCTTGTTGTTTCCAAAAATCACAAGTCGCATATCCCAAGAAACGAACTATTTTCGCCGAAAATAACTTTCCACTTTCTTGGGATATATGCTCCAGAACTTTTTTAACATGTTTGCCACCTTTGCAAGAGTAATTCAACTTCGGCTACGTCGAAGATCCCATTTTCAAgctgttttatatttattgattaAAAGAAAAGTTTCCATTAAGTGCGCTAACCTTTCTTGGGAGCCGGTTTCCTTTCTGATTCGGGATTCTGGTCTAGCCAGTTCTTTGGCTTGGCTGGTACTTCTGGTTCTCATCAGTCTTCTTGCTGAATGTGGCCAGGATTCATTTGGTTAGTTGCCAATTGCCAGTTGGCCAGGTTAGTACACCATGTGTAATTTTCATCTTCTGCTGATTCTTGCCATAGCACTGGGCGATTTCGCCTGGGCCACGCCCTCTTTACGTTCCGCCTCCGAGCCAGAAAAGATTTTAAACAATCTAGCTCAACTAAGGCAGAGTAGCTTTCTGGACTGGATTCAGTCGATCCTGGGACCCGAGGTGCCAGCGGAATGGAGCTCTCCGGCCAAAAGGGAGTGCGCTGAGTGCTCCTGTGGTAACATCAATACCCGTCATCGCATCGTCGGCGGTCAGGAGACGGAGGTACATGAGTATCCGTGGATGATAATGCTCATGTGGTTCGGTAACTTCTATTGCGGCGCCTCGTTGGTTAACGATCAGTACGCCTTGACGGCTGCCCATTGTGTGAATGGCTTCTACCATCGTTTGATCACGGTCCGATTGCTGGAGCATAATCGTCAGGATAGCCACGTCAAGATCGTGGATCGCCGCGTTTCCAGGGTGCTCATCCATCCCAAATACAGCACCAGAAACTTTGACAGTGACATTGCCTTGATTCGTTTTAATGAGCCAGTTCGCCTTGGCATCGATATGCATCCGGTGTGCTTGCCCACTCCAAGCGAGAGTTATGCAGGTCAAACTGCCGTGGTCACCGGTTGGGGAGCTCTGAGTGAAGGAGGACCAGTGTCGGATACCCTCCAAGAGGTGGAGGTACCCATTCTCAGCCAGGAGGAGTGTCGGAATAGCAACTACGGCGAGTCCAAGATTACCGACAACATGATCTGCGCCGGCTACGTGGAGCAGGGCGGCAAGGACTCCTGCCAAGGTGACAGCGGTGGACCCATGCATGTCCTGGGTTCCGGAGACGCTTACCAGCTGGCGGGAATCGTGTCCTGGGGCGAAGGATGTGCCAAGCCGAATGCCCCGGGTGTTTACACGCGAGTGGGCAGCTTCAACGATTGGATTGCCGAGAACACCAAGGATGCCTGCTCCTGTGCCCAGCCAGAAGCTCCTGGAGAGCCAGTCTCCCCGATGAACACCACCGAGCAGGGAGACCAAGAGAACACCACTGCAGATGGGGCCACAGAAGCAGATCCCGTGGTTGTGGAGGCCAATAAGTTGATttgaaatcgatttttttctTCGCAcaatttattgcaaataaaatctATTTGGTCACTCAAGAGTTTGTTTATAATATGAAAAAAGGGGATATTAATTAAGTTTTCGTATTAGGTTATAAAGGCAACATCACTTATCTTAAGGTATGGTGCTTCAGAGGGATCTTGAGAATTAACTCAAATTTTCTACTTCCATCTATGATGCCAATTACAAGGCCAGAGATTCCCCGCTAGTATCGCCCCTTGGTGGAGGATAATGAATGAGCTGGCTCCAGCGATCACCGCTTACATGCCGATTTCTCTGAGGTGTTTTACTGCTTATTGTTCCAGTTTTCGGCTTGTTAGCTCCTCCACTCACTCTGCCTCAATTTCCGCCTGTAATCTGCTTGTTTTCAAGTCTACCCTTGGGGCACTCTGCAATTTTTGCCACACGAAATTGCCACTAAATCAAAAAATGCTCATGCAAACAGCTACAACCGCAGACACCTACGCTCGATTTCAGACGACTCTGGGATGGGGGCTTGTGGTCCGCTGTGCCTGCCGATCCCATTGGGATTGGACCataacccaaacccaaaccgaaaCCCAGCCCAGACTAAAGTCAGAACATtgataaataactaaataatagAATAAGCAGCTACAGAGAGGTGTTAAAACTTTAAAGGCGGCTGAAAGTGAAAAAGTTATAAGGGTATGTCTTTAATGCGAAGTCTCGCATACCCtttaaaaagttatatttaattatattttcgCTACTTTTCTATTTATATAAGCTGTATATATTTACTGATATATGTAATTATACATTCTGGAAATATATCTAGAAAGCAAAGTCTCGCATACcctttaaaattatttatttatgtttttgctACTTTTCTATTTATATAAGCTGTATATATTTACTGATATATGTAATTATACATTCTAGAAAAAATATGACTATAAATAGTAGAAGAATCTATTAAATGCACATCATAATTCTGAATCTTACAACCTGTTGAGAAAATGGAAGTACCCCTTTGAAAGTACATAAAAAAGCACCAAAAATTATGTACAACCTCGAGCGAAGTTTAAATTTGTGCGGGCAAATTGGCTTTTGtggtaaaaatatttatttttctcgTGGTGCGTCCCATTCCCCAATTCCTTTTTTCAGCCAGGCGCAAATTTGCTGCAATTGAGCTGGGttctgctttattttatttttggtcttttgcacttttgtttTAGCCAGCCGCAGGTTAGAAAAGTTTATTGGGGCGTAAAATTGTTTGATTGAATATTAGCGAGCGGTGCAGCTTTTGAGTTTGCAATGACCCCTTAgcgaaaaaccaaaacaaaaaaaagagaaatactGTCGGACAGTAATGGCATTATAAAACGAAAGGCAAGTAATATATTGGGAACTTTGAGGCATACAACATTGTCCAACATTGATCAGAAAACCGAAAGTTAGTGGGGGCAACTTTGATATATCATGAGATATGGATCATCAGGCGATTCCGGCCGCTTGGAGGGCACTGCCCACCACATTTGTTAGTTTCAAAACGCAGAGTAGCGAGGACACCAGTACTTTCTCGGTTAAAATCAGTACCATGTCGGCAATATTCGCTGCGGGCTAAACGCAATTTCATGCTGATGAGTATTAATATAAACGTTTAACTACGAAACTTACCTCAATAAATGTAATAGTCATACTAAGGGTCTTTTGGGCCAGAATCACGCTGAGACCAATGCAGGTAATCAGACCCATAATTGTTATCAGGGCCAAGGCCTCCACCAGACGAACGGCCACCGGCATTTTTCCGATGGAGCTTCACAAATAACTCGCACCGAAAGTGGGAATTTTGGGATTTTGGGGTTACTTGTGTAATCTATTTTGGAACGGGGTCAAAAATTTTATACGgaatgatttatttttctaaGCATAACAAGTTTCTATTCTTGTTTATTAATGCTCTGGGCTTTGGGCTTTTATAGAgcctgagatctcgacgctcACACACTTTTTAAGGAATCTAACTTACCCTTTTACTCTGAGAATACCGCTTATAATTAGCAAACTTAACATCAGTCCCTGTATTGATCCCATATAGATATGCCTCCTATTCAAGCTCTCAAAAGCCGCCGCACAAATTATAGTTTTTCAATCACTTTTTTCTTTCATACGCGACATTTTCCAATTACgctatgcaaatgcaatttgtctGGACTGCGTGCAATTTAGGTTCTCACATAAagccctgccacgccccttttttATTGGAGTCCCGTCCTCCCGCCTCTGTCAGTGATGGGCACTATTTTGTCTGGGCTGGCATAGATTGCATTGAATTATGGCACTAAATGGCTAGACATGTTACATAATTCATTTAGTCGGCACGGGAACAAATTCCATGATATGGAACATGTGTGTCGCTCCATTTTTCAACGTTTCCCCAGCGAACAATGGAGTACGggatttattatttattatttcagtAGTGTATTTTGCGATAtggcaaattcaattagcGGCAACTGGGacaaaaacttaattgatttCCATGCGCGCATTTTAAACTCAATTGTATTGAAATACTCGGCGCAAGTtggtttttatgaaaatagtTTTAGTTGCTATCTAGCAAAATTTCGCTGTGCAGCCTTACAAGAAGccaagaataaatatttacacacgTTGTCTGGGTAGACAGACAGCGGAATGAGCGAAAAGTTTTTGTCGCAAATCCTTGGCAAAGACAGCGCCTTGGGGTGAACATTTGAAATGGCAAAGccgaaattaaaatgaaataaagtaaaataaaatatagctACTTGCCGAGAGGGACGTCATAGGATTTATGACTAACCATAACATGCCGTCATAttgtatttacattttattgtgACAGAAGTCACAGACCTGCTATTGAAGTGAGCTGTAAAACTCTACGGGAAATTCTACTGAAATCTCTTTAAAAGcgcttttggaaaatataaaagaagtaaaataaattcaagaCCGGAAAGGCCACCTGTTAGTAGAATACAATATATCAGAAACACATTCGCTGTGATATTGAGTGCATGCCACCAAAGTCATTCAATGGAAATAAAATGTCGTCAGCTTGGCAGGATATTCCATCGAATTTGAACGCttgaataaatcatttttacaTTGCCAAAgaagttttcaaattatttgtGAAAAGCTTCAATCGGCGCTGGTCAAGGCAACTGCAATGTACAGCATTTTACCAACTTTAAGGCCATGGAACacatgtttataaatattcagTACCACTCTGCTTTGGGTTTCCAAACGGCAATGAAATAATTTCTAATTCAGCTAACGAAAATTGTTCGAAAAGCTCATTATGATTCCCAACGAGAACCGAACAGCAATTTTCCCAATGTccttcgacttcaattttaccaGCTGCCTTTTCTATTTAGCCCATCCATCGTGTCTGGCCAAATGTAAGTCTTTGTAACTGTCTCTGTTGTTTTTATTCCTttgatttcattattatttttattgctccCGACTTTTTGTGTCCAACTGACTGAGTTCGAGCCAAGCAAAAGgcgcattttaattttattatttctgtttGGTTTCATTTTGTGCTCTCGCAGTccaccaaaaaaaacgaaaataaaagaatcTATGGCATTCCCATAAAAAAGGGTATTCAAGCCAGGGCATTCACTGATTGTGAACTTTTTTCAATGGTttgttttcgtattttttgtattttttctgcgTTTTTGGCACATTTTCAAGGCAGCCATATAGACACACGCCCCACTTGCCACATTTTTTATagaatttctgtttttgtttccattttctcACTGCCCTCTTTGCATTCCACGCCTTCTTATTAAGAATTaataacctttttttttgccataaGCTAGCTACAAATttggcattttatatttttttacgaTTTCTTTTCGCCGACAGAGGTCGAAGGGTGGGGCACTGAGGCACTTGAGGTCTTCCCGCTCATGAATCATGGTTATGCCGGCtataatttagttttaatagCATTTTCGGTGACATTTATGCTGTCAGCGCGTCATCCAATTTTATTAATGTCCAAATGAGCCACGCTATATGTGTTACGA is part of the Drosophila yakuba strain Tai18E2 chromosome 2R, Prin_Dyak_Tai18E2_2.1, whole genome shotgun sequence genome and encodes:
- the LOC6530561 gene encoding trypsin-1 gives rise to the protein MNRAWLCLLICLALSCVPRLSVAQDQSAAQNHASNQTTANPLLKQSQNTFIQWVLSLLPQRPGASDSENATLATLSSSSMMPDAASTTSTTTPAPSSSTTTTRRATTPAPPTLNPPRNCSDCVCGIANIQKRIVGGQETEVHQYPWVAMLLYGGRFYCAASLLNDQFLLTASHCVYGFRKERISVRLLEHDRKMSHMQKIDRKVAEVITHPKYNARNYDNDIAIIKLDEPVEFNEVLHPVCMPTPGRSFKGENGIVTGWGALKVGGPTSDTLQEVQVPILSQDECRKSRYGNKITDNMLCGGYDEGGKDSCQGDSGGPLHIVASGTREHQIAGVVSWGEGCAKAGYPGVYARVNRYGTWIKNLTKQACLCQQETKKIK
- the LOC6530562 gene encoding trypsin-1, producing MCNFHLLLILAIALGDFAWATPSLRSASEPEKILNNLAQLRQSSFLDWIQSILGPEVPAEWSSPAKRECAECSCGNINTRHRIVGGQETEVHEYPWMIMLMWFGNFYCGASLVNDQYALTAAHCVNGFYHRLITVRLLEHNRQDSHVKIVDRRVSRVLIHPKYSTRNFDSDIALIRFNEPVRLGIDMHPVCLPTPSESYAGQTAVVTGWGALSEGGPVSDTLQEVEVPILSQEECRNSNYGESKITDNMICAGYVEQGGKDSCQGDSGGPMHVLGSGDAYQLAGIVSWGEGCAKPNAPGVYTRVGSFNDWIAENTKDACSCAQPEAPGEPVSPMNTTEQGDQENTTADGATEADPVVVEANKLI
- the LOC6530563 gene encoding uncharacterized protein LOC6530563, with translation MPVAVRLVEALALITIMGLITCIGLSVILAQKTLSMTITFIEPAANIADMVLILTEKVLVSSLLCVLKLTNVVGSALQAAGIA